A portion of the Acanthopagrus latus isolate v.2019 chromosome 21, fAcaLat1.1, whole genome shotgun sequence genome contains these proteins:
- the LOC119011832 gene encoding BMP/retinoic acid-inducible neural-specific protein 3-like isoform X3 — protein sequence MHTIRQLGRRPTLQTITDSLIKKYGTHLLVSATLGGEESLTIFVDKRKLGQESSPSGAEGGRSGSRNSNATGTVTLEALHQLAASYFTDRESTLRRLHHLQIASTAIRVTETRTGPLGCSNYDNLDTVSSVLVHSPENKVQLQGLQVILPGYLQSLFIQAALDYIGCKSEGRFVCRNSDCWCECSADFPQCNCPHSDLDTLENNLLRIRDAWRLTNQEFEESEEFQSFVGKLPTHYAVNTSAVEHLWRTDGSLPPRYRQLEANSNQLFAKARRTANKLFSLSKRCRKQPQMVLQRPRPLGFWLSYALSILYCSENNQVGVYSDESRSCSCPYNHPPCQGLIPCTVGDGPRCASCSTENRTRCSSCNPGFTLTQGACRPAVPDPTDPYLGLESDRDLQDLELRFLLQRRDPRIALHGVFVSNDVRVNTWFDPSWRKRMLLTLKSNRVKSNRVHMLLGLSLQFCLTRNSTLEPALSLFVNPFGGSHSESWTMPIGQHGYPDWERTKLDIPLDCYNWTLALGNRWKSFFETVHFYLRSRIRDSAVTSGNKNVTVYYEPPEATEPTNNIGYMKVNSMQLFGYSVHFDPEAIQDLILQIDYPYTQGSQDSALLQLVELRYRVNRLSPPGAPHVDLFACLLRHRLKLSSADVTRILTALQAFSARQPNYVEYEANKLCS from the exons GGGAGGAATCTTTGACGATATTTGTGGACAAGAGGAAGCTCGGCCAGGAGTCTTCGCCCTCGGGGGCCGAGGGCGGCCGCAGCGGCAGCAGGAACTCGAACGCCACGGGGACGGTGACCCTGGAGGCCCTCCATCAACTGGCTGCTTCCTACTTCACCGACAGGGAGAGCACCCTGCGCCGGCTGCACCACCTCCAGATCGCGTCCACCGCCATACGG GTGACGGAAACCAGAACCGGGCCCCTCGGATGCAGCAACTACGACAACCTGGACACAGTCAGCTCGGTGCTGGTTCACAGTCCGGAGAACAAGGTGCAGCTACAAG GGCTGCAGGTCATCCTACCAGGCTACCTGCAGAGCCTGTTCATCCAGGCAGCTCTCGACTACATCGGCTGTAAATCCGAGGGCCGGTTTGTGTGCCGGAACAGCGACTGCTGGTGCGAGTGCAGCGCCGACTTCCCCCAGTGTAACTGTCCTCACTCTGACCTGGACACTCTGGAAAACAACCTGCTGCGCATCCGAGACGCCTGGAGGCTGACCAACCAGGAGTTTGAGGAGTCCG AGGAGTTCCAGAGCTTTGTGGGGAAACTGCCAACCCATTATGCTGTAAACACATCTGCCGTGGAACACTTGTGGAGGACCGATGGCAGCCTGCCCCCGCGCTACAGGCAGCTGGAGGCTAACAGCAACCAGCTTTTCGCCAAAGCCCGCCGCACCGCCAACAAGCTCTTCAGCCTCAGCAAGAGGTGCCGAAAACAGCCACAAATGGTCCTGCAGAGGCCGAG GCCTCTGGGCTTCTGGCTGAGCTACGCCCTCTCCATTTTGTACTGCAGCGAGAACAACCAGGTCGGCGTCTACAGCGACGAGAGCCGCAGCTGCTCCTGCCCCTACAACCATCCGCCTTGCCAGGGCCTGATTCCCTGCACCGTGGGCGATGGCCCCCGCTGTGCTTCGTGCTCCACGGAGAACCGGACGCGATGCTCCAGCTGCAACCCTGGCTTCACCCTAACCCAGGGAGCCTGCCGTCCCGCTGTGCCCGACCCCACGGACCCCTACCTGGGCTTGGAGAGCGACCGAGACCTGCAGGATCTGGAGCTGCGCTTCCTGCTGCAGCGGCGCGACCCGCGCATCGCCCTGCATGGCGTGTTCGTGAGCAACGACGTGCGTGTCAACACTTGGTTTGACCCGTcctggaggaagaggatgctCCTCACCCTCAAGAGCAACCGGGTGAAGTCCAACCGCGTCCACATGCTGCTTGGACTCTCCCTCCAGTTTTGCCTCACCAGAAACAGCACTCTGGAGCCGGCCTTGTCCCTGTTTGTGAATCCCTTCGGCGGCAGCCACTCAGAGAGCTGGACCATGCCCATAGGTCAGCATGGATACCCTGACTGGGAGCGGACCAAGCTCGATATCCCCTTGGACTGCTACAACTGGACGTTGGCTCTCGGAAACAGATGGAAGAGCTTTTTCGAGACGGTTCATTTCTACCTGAGGAGTCGGATCAGGGACTCGGCAGTAACCAGCGGAAACAAGAACGTCACCGTGTACTATGAGCCGCCGGAGGCCACAGAGCCGACCAACAACATCGGCTACATGAAAGTGAACAGCATGCAGCTGTTCGGATACAGCGTGCACTTTGACCCCGAGGCGATCCAGGACCTGATCCTGCAGATAGACTACCCGTACACTCAGGGATCACAGGACTCggccctgctgcagctggtggagctgcGCTACAGGGTTAACCGCCTCTCGCCTCCAGGGGCCCCGCACGTGGATCTGTTCGCCTGTCTGCTCCGCCACAGACTCAAACTGTCCAGTGCGGACGTGACCAGGATACTCACTGCCCTGCAAGCTTTCAGTGCCAGACAACCGAACTACGTTGAATACGAGGCGAATAAACTGTGCAGCTAA